GTCCACGCAGATAGCAATGGCTGTACTCTGGCTGGACGAGATCAGTGCCGGCGACCTCGAGAAGGTCGGCGGCAAAGGCGCTTCCCTGGGCGAACTTACGGGCGCGGGGTTGCCCGTTCCCCCGGGATTCGTTGTCACCGCCGGGACCTATCGATCGTTCATCGAAGAGGCCGAAATCGATGACGAACTGTTCGAAGCCGTCGACGTCGATGTCGAGGACTCGAGCGCGCTCGCGGCCGCAGCCGATCGCGCACAGGAACTCATCCTCGGGACGCCGTTTCCTGACGACCTGCGCGAGGAGATTCTCGAATCCTACGGCGAGGTCGGCGACGGCGAGGCGTTCGTCGCCGTTCGCTCCTCGGCGACGGCCGAGGATCTGCCCGACGCGTCGTTCGCGGGGCAACAGGACACGTACCTCAACGTCACCGAGGAGGACCTGCTCGATCGCGTGCGCGAGTGCTGGGCCTCGCTGTTCACCCAGCGGGCGATCTACTACCGACAGGAGCAGGGCTTCGACCACTCGGCGGTCAACATCGCGGTCGTCGTCCAGCAGATGGTCGACGCCGCAAAGTCGGGCGTGATGTTCACGAGCCACCCCTCGACGGGCGACCCGACGATGATTATCGAGGCCGCGTGGGGGCTCGGTGAAGCCGTCGTCTCCGGTGCCGTCTCGCCGGACAACTACGTGATCTCCCGCGAGGACGGGGATGTCGACGTGACCGTCGCCGAGAAGAAGGTGATGCACGAAAAGGACGAAGCGTCCGGTAAAACCGTCGAACGCGAGGTGCCCGAGGCGAAACGAAACGCGCGCGTGATCTCCGACGACGAGATCGATCAGCTCGTCGAACTCGGCGAGCGCGTCGAAGACCACTACGACAATCCTCAGGACGTCGAGTGGGCCATCGTTGAGGGAGAGGTCTACATGCTCCAGTCCCGGCCGATTACGACCATCGACGAGGGCGGCGATGAAACGGCGGGATCGACCGGCGGCTCCGTCGACGCTGCGAAGGGGCTCACCGACGGCAGCGGTAGTGTACAGGCCGCTGGCGGCGACGACGGGACTGATTCGGGGCCGGGATCCTCCGGCGAGGTTCTCGTCGACGGGCTGGGCTCGAGCCCGGGGACCGTTAGCGGGGCCGCACAGATCGTCACGAAGCTCGACGACCTCGACAAAGTCAAAGAGGGCGACATCATCGTCACCGAAATGACGATGCCCGATATGGTGCCCGCGATGAAGCGGGCGTCGGGGATCATCACGGACGAAGGGGGCATGACCAGCCACGCCGCGATCGTCTCCCGCGAACTCGGCGTGCCCGCCATCGTCGGCACGACGAACGCGACGACCGTCCTCGAGGACGGCCAGATCGTCACGCTCGACGGCGACAAGGGTGCGGTCCTCGAGGGGAAGGAAGTCGACCCCGAAGAGGAGACCGAACCCGTCGAAGAGGTTCGCCCGCAGTCGCCGGTCAAGCCGATGACCGCGACCGAGGTGAAGGTCAACGTCTCGATTCCGGAAGCCGCGGAGCGCGCGGCCGCGACGGGAGCCGACGGCGTCGGCCTGCTCCGAACGGAGCACATGATCCTCTCGCTGAACCAGACGCCCGCGAAGTTCATCGAGGAAAACGGCGAGGACGCCTACATCACGGAACTCGTCGAAGGCATCCGCAGCGTCGCCGACGAGTTCTACCCGCGACCCGTCCGTGTTCGCACGCTCGACGCGCCGACCGACGAGTTCCGCCAACTCGAGGGCGGCGAGGACGAGCCGAAAGAGCACAATCCGATGCTCGGCTATCGGGGCATCCGGCGCTCGCTCGACCGGCCGGACGTCTTCGCCCACGAACTCGAGGCGTTCCGGCGACTCTACGAACTGGGCTACGACAACGTCGAGATCATGTTCCCGCTGGTCAACGACGCCGAAGACATCTATCGGGCGAAAGCGTGCATGGAGGACGCGGGAATCGATCCCGCAAAACGCAAGTGGGGGGCGATGATCGAGACCCCCGCATCCGCGCTGTCGGTCGAGGGAATGGCCAAGGCGGGCATCGACTTCGCCTCCTTCGGGACCAACGACCTCACCCAGTACACGCTCGCGGTCGACCGGAACAACGAGCACGTCGCCGACCGGTTCGACGAACTCCACCCCGCCATCTTGACACTACTCGGGAACGTCATCGAGACCTGCCGCGAACACGACGTCGACACGAGCATTTGCGGTCAGGCCGGCTCCAAACCGGAGATGGTCCAGTTCCTCGTCGACGCGGGCGTCAGCTCGATTTCGGCGAACATCGACGCCGTTCGCGACGTCCAGCACGAGGTCAAACGGACGGAACAGAAGTTACTGCTCGATTCGGTTCGATAGCGACCCCGGTGCGACGCGTTCCTCGTTAGCACCGTTTTCGCTCGAGGAGCGCTGAAACACCGTTTCAATGCCGCTATTCGTGGGCGATAAGCGCAACTAATAAATCGGTGAGTACTCACAACCGTGATATGCAAATCGAGCCGCAAGCGTTCGGTCGGGTGCTCTCGTCGATGTGTACGGAACCCCACCCGAAGGCGCGCGATGCGGCCGAGCGGTTTCTCGCGACGAATCCCGGCGATCCGGGTACCTATCCGAACGTCGCGGCGCTCGAGGACGACGCGATCGCGATGCTCGGCGAGATCGCCGGACTCGACGAGCCGTCCGGCTACGTCGCCAGCGGCGGTACGGAGGCGAACGTTCAGGCGGTCCGGATCGCTCGCAACCGCGCCGAGACGCGGACGCCGAACGTCGTCGTGTCCGAATCGGCCCACTTCAGTTTTCAGAAGGCCACCGACGTGCTCGGCGTGGAGTTGCGGATCGTCCCCACGGACGACGCTTTCCGTGCCGATCTCGAGGCCGTGAGATCCTGCGTCGATCGGGAGACTGCGCTGGTGGTCGGCATCGCGGGAACGACCGAGTACGGCCGCGTCGATCCGATTCCGGAACTCGGCGAGATCGCGGCGTCGGTCGACGCGCTGTTACACGTCGACGCCGCCTGGGGCGGGTTCGTGTTGCCGTTTACCGACCACGAGTGGAACTTCAGTCACGCGCCGGTCGATACGATGGCGATCGATCCCCACAAGATGGGCCAGGCCGCCGTCCCCGCCGGCGGCCTGCTCGTTCGCTCCGCGGACCTGCTCGACGAACTCGCCGTCGACACGCCCTACCTCGAGTCGACCTCGCAGGCGACGCTGACCGGCACGCGATCGGGTGCGGGCGTCGCCAGCGCCGTGGCGGCGATGGCGGAGCTGTGGCCCGACGGCTACCGGAGCCAGTACGTCCGCTCGCAGCACAACGCCGAGTGGCTGGCCGACGCCCTCGAGAAGCGAGGGTACGAGGTCGTCGATCCCGCGCTGCCCCTCGTCGCCGCCGACGTCCCGCGCTCGACGTTCGACGCGCTTCGGGCCGAAGGCTGGCGGATCTCGAGGACTGGGACGGGTGAGCTACGGGTGGTCTGTATGCCGCACGTGACCCGGAAGATGCTCGCGTCGTTCATCGGGGATCTGGACCGACTCGAGGTGCGCGCGAGCGTCCCGCTCGTGAGCGACGACTGATCGATCGGCGATCCGTGATCGAGCGGCGAAACCGATACGCGTTTTTGACTGAGACGACCAGGTACCGCCATGGCTCTCGACCGTCAGGACGGTGTTGCAGTCGTCGGGTTCGCGGCGATCGTCGGTCTCTCGCTCGTCGCCGAGCCGACGCTGCTTTCGGCCGCACTCGGCGGTTTCCTCCTCTCGATCGCCGTCTGGCGACTCTACGACGGGAAGCCGTGGGAGGCGCTGGCCTGGCTCGCGTGGGTTGGTGCCGCGGTCGCACCGGTCCTCGCGCCCGGGGAAATCGCGTTCGCAGCGCTGTTTTTCGGACCGCTACTGGTCGGCGTGGGACTGCTCTTTGCCAGCCGATTCGAACTGCTGCCGACGATCTGGGACGCCGATCGAGGGACAGTCGACGAACAGTAGGGTGGCGGTTTCGGGGCTCCGACCGCGGCGACGATCGGGTCGGGAGAGCGGTACTCCGGCCGTCGATACAGTTCGACCGTTCCCGTCCGGTCCGTCGAATGGACGAACCCCGTTCAGAGGAACGTTCCCTGGATGAACTCGATGTACTCCATGATCGCGAGATACACCGTGTAGAGGAGGACCACGGGAACGACGATCCGAACGACGTTGATCCAGTACGCGTCGAACCAGTTTCCGTCTCGCCCCTGGTCGAGTTCCTCGAGCGCCTCGGGGGCGTAGACCCAGCCGATGAAGATCGAGAGCACCAGTCCGCCGACGATGAGCAGGATGTTGTTCGCGAACAGGTCGTACGCGTCGAGGTAGTTCAGGTCGAGTCCGGTCGGAATGCCCACGATGAAGATGATGACGGCGAGTCCGATCGTCGCCGGGACGCGACCGATATCGAACGTGTCGATCACGAACGAGACGACGACCTCGAGGATGCTGAACGCGCTAGATAACGCGGCGATCGCCAGCATGATGAAGAAGACGCCGCCGACGAGATGACCCGCCGGCATGGTCTCGAACGCGGCCGCGAGACTGATGAAGACGGCACCGGCGCCGCCGCCGCCGGTCTCGAGATCGATTCCCTGGGAGGCGAGGAACGGGAAGACGACGAGCCCCGCCAGGAGCGCGATGAACGTATCGATCGCGACGATGATGAGCGAATCGTTGAGCAGGTTCCGGTCCTCGCCCAGGTACGAGGAGTAGGTGATCATCACGCCCATCCCGAGCGAGAGCGTGAAAAACGCCTGACCCGCCGCGGCCGGCAGAATCGAAACGGCATCGGACGCGAACGTGTTCACGTCCGGATTGAGATAAAACTCGTATCCCACACCCGCGTTCGGGAGCGTGGCACCGTACCCGGCGAGGATCGCGAGGAGCACGATGACGCTCGGGACCATCACCTTCGCCGCTCTCTCCAGCCCGTTGCGGACGCCGAGGGCGACGATACCGGCCACGAGCGCCATGAAGACGGCGTGGAAGATGACCGCGTTCGTCCCGGACGCGGTCCCGACGAAGAACGTTTCCGGGTCTCCGCCGTAACCGCCGGAAAAGCTAGCGACGATGTACTGGAGCACCCAGCCGCCGACGACGCTGTAGTACGACAGGATGAGAAAGCCCGCGAGCGCGCCGATCACTCCGGCGAACTTCCAGGACGGATGACCGAGTCGTCTGAACGCGCCGATCGGATTTCGCTCCGACCGTCGTCCGATGACGAACTCGACGAGCATCACGGGGAGCCCGATGAGCGCGACGAGCAACAGGTAGACGAGCACGAACACCGCCCCGCCCGATTCCGCCGTCAGGAACGGAAATCGCCAGATGTTCCCGAGTCCGACTGCGCTGCCGACGGCGGCGAGGATGAAACCGGTGCGGGTCGCCCACTTCTCGCGCGGAATATCGAGTGAACTCATAGTCGGGGTCTGGTGTGGGATATGTCAAAACAGTACATGACTGTCGAGATTGGAAATACGGTCTTTGTGGTCCGTATCCGGACAATAACTGCGTATCTCTTGTCGGTATCACACGACCGTCCGAGACGAACGCGAGTCGCGGAGCCGAACAATTATGTACGTGTGTCCACAAGTAGAAATCGATGACGCGTACCGTCCGTAGCGCTCTTTTGATGCGACTGTAGCGACGGTACACGCCGGGTGGAACGCTTCGAATACATCGCTCATACGATGTTCGCGTGGCGTCGAAACTCGGCTCAGTTTCGACCGCTCGCTCGAAAGCGATCGGTCTCGCTCGAGAACCAACTACCGACCGAAAACCGGCGGGTTTTACGCCCGTCACCGACAGCACACAGATATGAGCAACGACGACTTTCCGACGGACCGACCCGCGATCGTGACCTGCGGGTTGCCCTACGCCAACGGCGACCTGCACATCGGTCACCTGCGGGGGTATATCGGCGCAGACGCGTTCAACCGAGCCCTCGAGACGCTGGGCCAGGAAACGGCCTACGTCAGCGGCTCGGACATGCACGGCACGCCGGTAGCCGTCAACGCCGAACGGGAGGGTGTCGACCCCGAAGACTTCGCCGTCGAGTGGCACGAACAGTACGAGGAGACGTTCCCGCAGTTCAACGTCGACTTCGACAACTACGGACACACCCACGACGAGACCAACACCGAACTCACCCAGGAGATCGTCCGTAAACTGGACGACGAGGGCTACATCTACGAGAAAGAGATTCAGGTCGCCTACGACCCCGACGCCGACCAGTACCTCCCCGACCGCTACGTCGTCGGCACCTGCCCCTACTGCGGCGCGAGGGCGCGCGGCGACGAGTGCGACGAGGGCTGCCAGCGCCACCTCGAGCCCGGCGAGGTCGAGGATCCCGAAAGCACGATCACCGGAAATCCGGCCGAGTACCGCGAGCGGACCCACAAGTTCTTCGAGGTCTCCGAGTTCACGGACTACCTCACCGAATTCTTGGACGGTCTCGAGGGAACCTCGAACGCGCGTAACCAGCCGCGCCAGTGGATCGAAGACGGCCTGCAGGACTGGTGTATCACGCGGGATATGGACTGGGGGATCGACTATCCCGGTTCTGATGACGGAGACGGTAACGACCTCGTCCTCTACGTCTGGGTCGACGCGCCTATCGAGTACATCGCGAGTACGAAACAGTACAGCGAACGCGTCGGGACGGACGAGTACGACTGGGAGCGCGTCTGGAAGGAGGACGGTGATATCGTCCACGTCATCGGCCGCGACATCATCCAGCACCACGCCATCTTCTGGCCCGCGATGCTCGAGGGCGCGGGCTACAACGCCCCGCGAGGAATCGCCGCGACCGGCTTCATCACGATCAACGGGAAGGGGCTCTCGACGAGCCGCAACCGCGCGATCTGGGCCAGGGAGTACCTGGACGAGGGATTCCACCCCGACCTCCTGCGGTACTACCTGACGACCACGGGCGGGCTTCAACAGGACGTCGACTTCTCGTGGGACGCCTTCCAGGAGAAGGTCAACGGCGAACTCGTCGGCACCGTCGGTAACTTCTGGTACCGCTCGCTGCTCTTCGCCTACCGAAACTACGAGGGCACCCCGGACGTCTCCGAGTCACACTCGGAGGTCAGCGAGACACCGTCTCGCGCTTCGGACGTCTCCGAGGAGGTCGGAGAACGGATCGAGGGCGCGATCGGCGAGACTCGAGCGGCGGTCAACGACTACGATCTTCGCGGCGTCGGCCAGGCCGCGACGCGACTCGCGCAGTTCGGCAACGAGTACATCCAGCGCAACGAGCCCTGGAAACTCACGGACGACGATCCGGAGCGAGCCGCACAGGTCATCCGCGACTGCGTCCAGATCGCCAAGGCCGTCAGCGTCCTCCTCGAGCCGATCACGCCCGAGAAAGCCCAACTGCTCTGGGAGCAGATCGGTGAGGACGGCGAGATCGGGGACGCCCACCTCGGGGACGCCCTCGAGGCCCCGCCGCGGAGCTTCGACGAACCCGGCGAACTCTTCGAAAAGATCGAGGACGAGCGCGTCGCGGAACTCACCGCAAAGCTCGAGGATCGTGTCGAGGCGGCGTCGGACGAGAGCGCCGGTGGGGACGACGCCGCGGACGAAACCGAAAGCGACGACACCGCCGCGAGCGAAACCGATGGTATGACGGATACTGGCGATCTCGAGCCGCTTCTCGAGGATCGGATCGGCTTCGACGACTTTCAGGACCTCGATATCCGCGTCGGACGGATCGAGGAAGCGGAGGGGATCGAGGGAGCGGACGACCTCGCACGTCTCGAGGTCGATATCGGCTTCGAGACCAGGCAGGTCGTCGCGGGAATCAAGCAACTGCACGATCTCGAGGAGCTTCCCGGGACCAAGTGCGTTCTGCTGGCGAACATGGAGCCCGCGGAGCTGTTCGGCGTCGAGTCCAACGGCATGATCCTCGCGGCCGGCGAGGAAGCGGATCTGTTGACGACTCACGCTGACGCCGAAATCGGCGAGAAGGTGCGGTAAGTCGACGCTCGAGCGGATTCGAATCCGGCTGACGCGTCGGCTGAAGCTGCACCCGCGTTCGACCGGCGCGAGTACGGTGACGCTAGTTTTCTAGGCCATAATTTATAAATATTTACGTGAAACCGGAGAGTCGTGAACGAGCTGATCGGCGACCACCTCGACGAGTGCGCCGAGGGCGGCGTGATTTCCCGGGACGCGATCGAAGCGTGTGGCGAACGGTACAGGGAGCAGGGGTATCTAACGCGTCGACAGTTGTACGCCCTCTCCTACGCCGTCTCGACGCGGAACGCCCACCGCGTCATGCGGAACTCGCGGGAGGAGTGCGAGACGATGACAGCTAACGCCGTCACCGTCACGGACGACATCTCCCGAATCACGCTGCTCACGGGACTGTGTGGGCTCGAGACGCTGACCGCGTCGTGCGTGCTGGCGGGACTCGATCCGCAGCGATACGCGGTCGGTGACGAGACTGTTTGGGCGGCGTTGGCCGATCTCGGGCGCGTTCGCGGATCGAACGGCCGGATCGCCCCTCGCGAGTACTGCGTCTTACTCGAGCAGGTCCGCGCCGTCGCCGCTGAGAGCGACTATTCGCCCGCTACCGTCGGCTACGCGCTCTACGCCTACGGTTCGGAGTAGACGCCGCCACCGGCTCTTACCGGTATTATTGTCGATCCGACGACATCGAATACATATATCTTTTCATGGATTTTCCATCAAATCCCGTATCGTGACGTGTCGCAACGATGCGGTCGCAATGAAGCTATCACGACGAACGCTGATGCGAGTAACGGGCGTGGCGGTCGGCGGCACCGCCATCGGCGCGTCGACCGCGACCGCATCCTTCTCCGACGGCGAGGAGGTTCAGATGACGACCGACCTCAACGGCCGCGAGGGTCCCGGTTTGCACTACGACGTCGTGCGGACGTATCCGGAGGGGACGACGGGCGAAATCATGAACGGTCCCGAGGAGAGCGACGGATACACCTGGTGGGGACTGCACGTTCCGAGTTACGGCGAGTGGGTCTGGTGCGCCGGCACCTACCTGACGAGCGGCGGCGGTTCGCCCGGCGACTGCACCGACCAGTATTACACGTCCCAGAACGTCGACGACCTCGCCCGGGTCATCACCTCGGAGGCCTCGATCAGCGAGACGCCGGCCCGGACGGCCGTCGGATTCACCGTTCTGACGCGGATGGAACAACAGGGCGTCTCCACCGTGCGCGACGTGTGGGGCGCGTACGCGAGGAACCAGTCCCCCACGGCGGAGATCACGGCGCTCGCGGACGACATCCTCCGGTGTGCCGTCTCGGACAACAGCGGCGGCGCGACGCATTTCTACTCGCCGATGAGCATGCCCAAAGAGGGAGAGGACACGAGCGGGTACGACACGAGCGGCGGACTCGAGTGGACCGAGGGGCTGGACCGGCGTAACTACCGACCGGGCTGGGCGCTCGATCTCGAGTACGTTCCCGTCGACGGCGTTCCCGAGCGGGAGTTCAAGTTCTACCGATAGACGTCGTTCGGGGTCGGCCGCGCCCCGGGTTATATCTCGTCGACGAGGTTCGCGAAGTCGTCGGTGTCGACGATCTCCATCGTCTGGCCCTCGAGACCGTGGCGACGGAGCGTCAGCGCGCACTTGAACGCCGCCTCGCGATCGTCGACCTCGAAAGTGATGAGGAAATCGGCGTTGCCGAGGGCGGCGTAGGAGTCGATCAGTTCGGCGTCGTGCTGTTCGAACTCGGTCCGGATCTCGCCCCAGATCGAGGCGAGTTCCTGTGCGTTCTGGACGTCGCGGTCATCGAGTTCGATGAGCGAGGCGTAGGTGGGCATGATCCGATCGTGGGCCGGTCGATGCAAAACGGTTCACGTGGCAAATTACGGCCCGACGAGTAGGAACTCGAGTTCGAGTTAATCACCTACCTTTTTAGCGATACCCGCGTTAGCTCGAGCCATGAGAAACGCCAAAATCGTCTGTACGCTCGGGCCCGCCTCGAGCGATCGGGAGACGATCCGGGAGCTCGCAGCTGCGGGTATGTCGGTCGCTCGGCTGAACGCGAGCCACGGCAGCCGGGAGGACCGAGCCACGCTGATCGATCGCGTTCGCGCCGTCGACGAGGAGCGCGACGAACCCGTCGCGGTGATGCTCGACATGCAGGGGCCCGAAGTTCGGACCGCACCGCTTCCCGACGGTGAGACGGTGACGCTCGAGACCGATTCGGAGATACGATTCGCCGAGGGCGATAGCGTGACGTCCGAAACGGTCGGCCTCTCGTTGCCGATCGATCCCGTCGAAGTAGGCGACCGAATCCTGCTCGACGACGGGTTGATCGAGACGACCGTCATCGCACAGGAAGACGACGCGATCCGCGCTCATGTCGATACCGGCGGCGAGTTGGGCGGACGCAAAGGCGTCAACGTTCCCGGCGTCGACCTGGACCTCGATATCGTCACCGAGGAAGACCGTCTGGACCTCGAACTAGCCGCCAGAAAGGAGGTCGACTTCGTCGCGGCGAGTTTCGTCCGGGACGCCGAGGACGTCTACGAGGTCAGCGAAGTGCTCGAGGAACTCGGCGCCGAGATCCCGATCGTCGCGAAGATCGAACGCGCGGGCGCGGTGGAAAACCTCGACGATATCATCGAGGCGTCCTACGGAGTCATGGTCGCCCGCGGCGATCTGGGCGTGGAGTGTCCGATGGAGGACGTGCCGATGATTCAAAAGCGAATCATCCGTAAGTGTCGGAACGCGGGGTCGCCGGTGATCACGGCGACGGAGATGCTCGATTCGATGGTCCACGCCCGGCGACCGACGCGGGCGGAGGCCTCGGACGTTGCAAACGCCGTCCTCGACGGCACCGACGCGGTGATGCTGTCGGCCGAGACGGCCATCGGCGACCATCCCGTCGACGTGGTCGACGCGATGGGGCGTATCGTCCGCGAAGTCGAAGGCTCCGACGAGTACGCCGAGTTGCTCGAACAGCGCGTCCCCGCCGCAGGCGAGGCGCGAACCGACGCGCTGGCCCGATCAGCGCGATTTCTCGCGCGCGACATCGGTGCGGACGCGGTCGTGGCGGCAACCGAATCCGGCTACACCGCCCTGAAGACGGCGAAGTACAGGCCGGGCGTTCCGGTCGTCGCCTCGACGCCGAGCCACAGCGTTCGCCGACAGCTCGCGCTCTCGTGGGGCGTGACGCCGCTGTACGCTCGCGTTTCGGATCAGGGAGCCGACG
The genomic region above belongs to Natronorubrum halophilum and contains:
- the ppsA gene encoding phosphoenolpyruvate synthase, whose product is MAVLWLDEISAGDLEKVGGKGASLGELTGAGLPVPPGFVVTAGTYRSFIEEAEIDDELFEAVDVDVEDSSALAAAADRAQELILGTPFPDDLREEILESYGEVGDGEAFVAVRSSATAEDLPDASFAGQQDTYLNVTEEDLLDRVRECWASLFTQRAIYYRQEQGFDHSAVNIAVVVQQMVDAAKSGVMFTSHPSTGDPTMIIEAAWGLGEAVVSGAVSPDNYVISREDGDVDVTVAEKKVMHEKDEASGKTVEREVPEAKRNARVISDDEIDQLVELGERVEDHYDNPQDVEWAIVEGEVYMLQSRPITTIDEGGDETAGSTGGSVDAAKGLTDGSGSVQAAGGDDGTDSGPGSSGEVLVDGLGSSPGTVSGAAQIVTKLDDLDKVKEGDIIVTEMTMPDMVPAMKRASGIITDEGGMTSHAAIVSRELGVPAIVGTTNATTVLEDGQIVTLDGDKGAVLEGKEVDPEEETEPVEEVRPQSPVKPMTATEVKVNVSIPEAAERAAATGADGVGLLRTEHMILSLNQTPAKFIEENGEDAYITELVEGIRSVADEFYPRPVRVRTLDAPTDEFRQLEGGEDEPKEHNPMLGYRGIRRSLDRPDVFAHELEAFRRLYELGYDNVEIMFPLVNDAEDIYRAKACMEDAGIDPAKRKWGAMIETPASALSVEGMAKAGIDFASFGTNDLTQYTLAVDRNNEHVADRFDELHPAILTLLGNVIETCREHDVDTSICGQAGSKPEMVQFLVDAGVSSISANIDAVRDVQHEVKRTEQKLLLDSVR
- the metG gene encoding methionine--tRNA ligase yields the protein MSNDDFPTDRPAIVTCGLPYANGDLHIGHLRGYIGADAFNRALETLGQETAYVSGSDMHGTPVAVNAEREGVDPEDFAVEWHEQYEETFPQFNVDFDNYGHTHDETNTELTQEIVRKLDDEGYIYEKEIQVAYDPDADQYLPDRYVVGTCPYCGARARGDECDEGCQRHLEPGEVEDPESTITGNPAEYRERTHKFFEVSEFTDYLTEFLDGLEGTSNARNQPRQWIEDGLQDWCITRDMDWGIDYPGSDDGDGNDLVLYVWVDAPIEYIASTKQYSERVGTDEYDWERVWKEDGDIVHVIGRDIIQHHAIFWPAMLEGAGYNAPRGIAATGFITINGKGLSTSRNRAIWAREYLDEGFHPDLLRYYLTTTGGLQQDVDFSWDAFQEKVNGELVGTVGNFWYRSLLFAYRNYEGTPDVSESHSEVSETPSRASDVSEEVGERIEGAIGETRAAVNDYDLRGVGQAATRLAQFGNEYIQRNEPWKLTDDDPERAAQVIRDCVQIAKAVSVLLEPITPEKAQLLWEQIGEDGEIGDAHLGDALEAPPRSFDEPGELFEKIEDERVAELTAKLEDRVEAASDESAGGDDAADETESDDTAASETDGMTDTGDLEPLLEDRIGFDDFQDLDIRVGRIEEAEGIEGADDLARLEVDIGFETRQVVAGIKQLHDLEELPGTKCVLLANMEPAELFGVESNGMILAAGEEADLLTTHADAEIGEKVR
- the mfnA gene encoding tyrosine decarboxylase MfnA, with amino-acid sequence MQIEPQAFGRVLSSMCTEPHPKARDAAERFLATNPGDPGTYPNVAALEDDAIAMLGEIAGLDEPSGYVASGGTEANVQAVRIARNRAETRTPNVVVSESAHFSFQKATDVLGVELRIVPTDDAFRADLEAVRSCVDRETALVVGIAGTTEYGRVDPIPELGEIAASVDALLHVDAAWGGFVLPFTDHEWNFSHAPVDTMAIDPHKMGQAAVPAGGLLVRSADLLDELAVDTPYLESTSQATLTGTRSGAGVASAVAAMAELWPDGYRSQYVRSQHNAEWLADALEKRGYEVVDPALPLVAADVPRSTFDALRAEGWRISRTGTGELRVVCMPHVTRKMLASFIGDLDRLEVRASVPLVSDD
- a CDS encoding sodium-dependent transporter, translated to MSSLDIPREKWATRTGFILAAVGSAVGLGNIWRFPFLTAESGGAVFVLVYLLLVALIGLPVMLVEFVIGRRSERNPIGAFRRLGHPSWKFAGVIGALAGFLILSYYSVVGGWVLQYIVASFSGGYGGDPETFFVGTASGTNAVIFHAVFMALVAGIVALGVRNGLERAAKVMVPSVIVLLAILAGYGATLPNAGVGYEFYLNPDVNTFASDAVSILPAAAGQAFFTLSLGMGVMITYSSYLGEDRNLLNDSLIIVAIDTFIALLAGLVVFPFLASQGIDLETGGGGAGAVFISLAAAFETMPAGHLVGGVFFIMLAIAALSSAFSILEVVVSFVIDTFDIGRVPATIGLAVIIFIVGIPTGLDLNYLDAYDLFANNILLIVGGLVLSIFIGWVYAPEALEELDQGRDGNWFDAYWINVVRIVVPVVLLYTVYLAIMEYIEFIQGTFL
- a CDS encoding GYD domain-containing protein, which translates into the protein MPTYASLIELDDRDVQNAQELASIWGEIRTEFEQHDAELIDSYAALGNADFLITFEVDDREAAFKCALTLRRHGLEGQTMEIVDTDDFANLVDEI
- the pyk gene encoding pyruvate kinase — its product is MRNAKIVCTLGPASSDRETIRELAAAGMSVARLNASHGSREDRATLIDRVRAVDEERDEPVAVMLDMQGPEVRTAPLPDGETVTLETDSEIRFAEGDSVTSETVGLSLPIDPVEVGDRILLDDGLIETTVIAQEDDAIRAHVDTGGELGGRKGVNVPGVDLDLDIVTEEDRLDLELAARKEVDFVAASFVRDAEDVYEVSEVLEELGAEIPIVAKIERAGAVENLDDIIEASYGVMVARGDLGVECPMEDVPMIQKRIIRKCRNAGSPVITATEMLDSMVHARRPTRAEASDVANAVLDGTDAVMLSAETAIGDHPVDVVDAMGRIVREVEGSDEYAELLEQRVPAAGEARTDALARSARFLARDIGADAVVAATESGYTALKTAKYRPGVPVVASTPSHSVRRQLALSWGVTPLYARVSDQGADAVVEKAVQAALDAGVAESGDTVVVLCGMMTELEGANTTNMMKVHVAADSLTTGRVVVEGRVTGPLVRVSDGDLSDVPDGAILSLPADFDEEFEGDPTRIGGIVDAQRGLTGYPALVAREIDIPMISGADLSEPADGTVVTLDAERGVVYGGNIGDRSERT
- a CDS encoding SH3 domain-containing protein encodes the protein MKLSRRTLMRVTGVAVGGTAIGASTATASFSDGEEVQMTTDLNGREGPGLHYDVVRTYPEGTTGEIMNGPEESDGYTWWGLHVPSYGEWVWCAGTYLTSGGGSPGDCTDQYYTSQNVDDLARVITSEASISETPARTAVGFTVLTRMEQQGVSTVRDVWGAYARNQSPTAEITALADDILRCAVSDNSGGATHFYSPMSMPKEGEDTSGYDTSGGLEWTEGLDRRNYRPGWALDLEYVPVDGVPEREFKFYR